One genomic window of Anser cygnoides isolate HZ-2024a breed goose chromosome 11, Taihu_goose_T2T_genome, whole genome shotgun sequence includes the following:
- the PLIN1 gene encoding perilipin-1 isoform X3 → MTAKKNQTLQDGSAKENVLQRVLQLPVVSSTCESLQRTYASTKEAHPLMASVCEVYERGVQGASALALWSVEPVVRRLEPQFTVANNLACRGLDHLEEKIPALQYPVDKLASELKDTISTPIQSAKSTIGNSMDKILGLAVEGYEATKSTVETTARYTRSNSVSQMAAAGVDTALGGLEKLMEYLLPEEDEEADQKPKETRGAAAKVSQRKPSAPRAPSAPSAPSAPSTPSAPSTLGRIGALVSTVSHRAYQQTTQSLQRAKTKGQELVTWIPIVLWFLPPQGSLAKPSAPQAPQSHGEGQGTAGGWLSRRQSKVLEQKQEKAGKKEDSHASEAGDGPGLVGSVAHNLQSACASGISSVKKVPAVAWDAAEGLILFTPRRLSRAMETVDALGGTLVSAPKHLLGTLYSYVPLRRQSVKDEAAAGGSKAGPETEQKEEDGKPAAAPAEDKSQLRGDWRLYRGHHPLSFLGLEDPLFVRHNLYRSPAFEPECPLPRKSAFAPYNRRVSEGSYRFGPEAMYSRAYYANLYSPAFKKD, encoded by the exons ATGACGGCCAAGAAGAATCAGACCCTGCAGGATGGAAGTGCCAAG GAGAACGTGCTGCAGCGGGTCCTGCAGCTGCCGGTGGTCAGCTCGACCTGCGAAAGCCTCCAGCGGACCTACGCCAGCACCAAGGAGGCCCACCCGCTCATGGCCTCCGTGTGCGAGGTCTACGAGCGGGGCGTGCAGGGCGCCAGCGCCTTGGCCTTGTGGAGCGTGGAGCCCGTGGTGCGCAGGCTGGAGCCCCAGT TCACTGTAGCCAACAACTTGGCCTGCCGGGGCTTGGACCACCTGGAGGAGAAGATCCCTGCCCTGCAGTACCCCGTCGACAAG CTCGCCTCCGAACTGAAGGACACCATCTCCACCCCCATCCAAAGTGCCAAAAGCACCATTGGCAACTCCATGGACAAGATCCTGGGGCTGGCGGTGGAGGGCTATGAGGCGACCAAGAGCACCGtggagaccacggccaggtaCACGAGGAGCAACTCGGTGAGCCAGATGGCGGCCGCCGGCGTCGACACGGCGCTGGGCGGGCTGGAGAAGCTGATGGAGTACCTGCTGCCAGAAGAGGACGAGGAAGCAG ATCAGAAGCCCAAAGAGACTCGTGGGGCAGCAGCAAAGGTCTCCCAGAGGAAGCCCAGCGCTCCCAgagctcccagtgctcccagtgctcccagtgctcccagcactcccagtgctcccagcaccctgggCCGGATCGGAGCCCTGGTCAGCACCGTCTCCCACCGCGCTTACCAGCAAACCACCCAGAGCCTCCAGCGTGCCAAAACCAAAGGGCAGGAGCTGGTCACCTGGATCCCCATCGTG CTCTGGTTTTTGCCCCCGCAGGGCAGCCTGGCCAAGCCGAGCGCACCCCAGGCACCACAAAGCCACGGCGAGGGGCAGGGCACTGCGGGCGGCTGGCTGAGCCGGCGGCAGagcaaggtgctggagcagaagcaggagAAAGCGGGGAAGAAGGAGGACAGCCACGCCAGTGAG GCAGGGGACGGCCCCGGGCTGGTGGGCAGCGTGGCCCACAACCTGCAGAGTGCCTGCGCCTCCGGCATCTCCAGCGTGAAGAAGGTCCCCGCCGTGGCCTGGGACGCGGCCGAGGGGTTGATCCTGTTCACCCCCCGCAGGCTGTCCAGGGCCATGGAGACGGTGGATGCGCTGGGGGGGACCCTCGTCAGCGCCCCCAAGCATCTGCTGGGCACCCTGTACAGCTACGTGCCG CTCCGCAGGCAGTCGGTGAAGGAcgaggcggcggccgggggcagcAAGGCCGGCCCTGAGACGGAGCAGAAGGAGGAGGACGGCAAgcccgccgctgcccccgccgAGGACAAGTCCCAGCTGAGGGGCGACTGGCGGCTGTACCGCGGCCACCACCCGCTGTCCTTCCTGGGCCTGGAGGACCCCCTCTTCGTGCGCCACAACCTCTACCGCAGCCCGGCCTTCGAGCCCGAGTGCCCCCTGCCGCGGAAATCCGCCTTCGCCCCCTACAACCGGCGGGTGAGCGAGGGATCCTACCGCTTCGGCCCCGAGGCCATGTACAGCCGGGCCTACTACGCCAACCTCTACAGCCCGGCCTTCAAGAAGGACTGA
- the PLIN1 gene encoding perilipin-1 isoform X1, translating to MEPTQPPGPAAMVAEGPFLQPPVPNLGGLGELFAQFPQQPVAPNPAGRWGLGVVVPGAPRTPAQDPHAGTALPPPPALDRQTLGGRVAMTAKKNQTLQDGSAKENVLQRVLQLPVVSSTCESLQRTYASTKEAHPLMASVCEVYERGVQGASALALWSVEPVVRRLEPQFTVANNLACRGLDHLEEKIPALQYPVDKLASELKDTISTPIQSAKSTIGNSMDKILGLAVEGYEATKSTVETTARYTRSNSVSQMAAAGVDTALGGLEKLMEYLLPEEDEEADQKPKETRGAAAKVSQRKPSAPRAPSAPSAPSAPSTPSAPSTLGRIGALVSTVSHRAYQQTTQSLQRAKTKGQELVTWIPIVLWFLPPQGSLAKPSAPQAPQSHGEGQGTAGGWLSRRQSKVLEQKQEKAGKKEDSHASEAGDGPGLVGSVAHNLQSACASGISSVKKVPAVAWDAAEGLILFTPRRLSRAMETVDALGGTLVSAPKHLLGTLYSYVPLRRQSVKDEAAAGGSKAGPETEQKEEDGKPAAAPAEDKSQLRGDWRLYRGHHPLSFLGLEDPLFVRHNLYRSPAFEPECPLPRKSAFAPYNRRVSEGSYRFGPEAMYSRAYYANLYSPAFKKD from the exons ATGGAACCCACGCAGCCCCCAGGCCCTGCAGCAATGGTGGCGGAGGGGCCATTTTTGCAGCCACCCGTCCCAAATTTGGGTGGCCTCGGGGAGCTGTTTGCCCAGTTTCCACAGCAACCCGTGGCTCCGAACCCAGCTGGGAGGTGGGGCCTGGGGGTGGTAGTGCCCGGGGCACCGCGCACCCCGGCACAGGACCCGCACGCAGGGACGGCgctgccaccacctcctgctCTGGACAGGCAGACCCTCG GCGGACGTGTCGCGATGACGGCCAAGAAGAATCAGACCCTGCAGGATGGAAGTGCCAAG GAGAACGTGCTGCAGCGGGTCCTGCAGCTGCCGGTGGTCAGCTCGACCTGCGAAAGCCTCCAGCGGACCTACGCCAGCACCAAGGAGGCCCACCCGCTCATGGCCTCCGTGTGCGAGGTCTACGAGCGGGGCGTGCAGGGCGCCAGCGCCTTGGCCTTGTGGAGCGTGGAGCCCGTGGTGCGCAGGCTGGAGCCCCAGT TCACTGTAGCCAACAACTTGGCCTGCCGGGGCTTGGACCACCTGGAGGAGAAGATCCCTGCCCTGCAGTACCCCGTCGACAAG CTCGCCTCCGAACTGAAGGACACCATCTCCACCCCCATCCAAAGTGCCAAAAGCACCATTGGCAACTCCATGGACAAGATCCTGGGGCTGGCGGTGGAGGGCTATGAGGCGACCAAGAGCACCGtggagaccacggccaggtaCACGAGGAGCAACTCGGTGAGCCAGATGGCGGCCGCCGGCGTCGACACGGCGCTGGGCGGGCTGGAGAAGCTGATGGAGTACCTGCTGCCAGAAGAGGACGAGGAAGCAG ATCAGAAGCCCAAAGAGACTCGTGGGGCAGCAGCAAAGGTCTCCCAGAGGAAGCCCAGCGCTCCCAgagctcccagtgctcccagtgctcccagtgctcccagcactcccagtgctcccagcaccctgggCCGGATCGGAGCCCTGGTCAGCACCGTCTCCCACCGCGCTTACCAGCAAACCACCCAGAGCCTCCAGCGTGCCAAAACCAAAGGGCAGGAGCTGGTCACCTGGATCCCCATCGTG CTCTGGTTTTTGCCCCCGCAGGGCAGCCTGGCCAAGCCGAGCGCACCCCAGGCACCACAAAGCCACGGCGAGGGGCAGGGCACTGCGGGCGGCTGGCTGAGCCGGCGGCAGagcaaggtgctggagcagaagcaggagAAAGCGGGGAAGAAGGAGGACAGCCACGCCAGTGAG GCAGGGGACGGCCCCGGGCTGGTGGGCAGCGTGGCCCACAACCTGCAGAGTGCCTGCGCCTCCGGCATCTCCAGCGTGAAGAAGGTCCCCGCCGTGGCCTGGGACGCGGCCGAGGGGTTGATCCTGTTCACCCCCCGCAGGCTGTCCAGGGCCATGGAGACGGTGGATGCGCTGGGGGGGACCCTCGTCAGCGCCCCCAAGCATCTGCTGGGCACCCTGTACAGCTACGTGCCG CTCCGCAGGCAGTCGGTGAAGGAcgaggcggcggccgggggcagcAAGGCCGGCCCTGAGACGGAGCAGAAGGAGGAGGACGGCAAgcccgccgctgcccccgccgAGGACAAGTCCCAGCTGAGGGGCGACTGGCGGCTGTACCGCGGCCACCACCCGCTGTCCTTCCTGGGCCTGGAGGACCCCCTCTTCGTGCGCCACAACCTCTACCGCAGCCCGGCCTTCGAGCCCGAGTGCCCCCTGCCGCGGAAATCCGCCTTCGCCCCCTACAACCGGCGGGTGAGCGAGGGATCCTACCGCTTCGGCCCCGAGGCCATGTACAGCCGGGCCTACTACGCCAACCTCTACAGCCCGGCCTTCAAGAAGGACTGA
- the PLIN1 gene encoding perilipin-1 isoform X2 encodes MEPTQPPGPAAMVAEGPFLQPPVPNLGGLGELFAQFPQQPVAPNPAGRWGLGVVVPGAPRTPAQDPHAGTALPPPPALDRQTLGGRVAMTAKKNQTLQDGSAKENVLQRVLQLPVVSSTCESLQRTYASTKEAHPLMASVCEVYERGVQGASALALWSVEPVVRRLEPQFTVANNLACRGLDHLEEKIPALQYPVDKLASELKDTISTPIQSAKSTIGNSMDKILGLAVEGYEATKSTVETTARYTRSNSVSQMAAAGVDTALGGLEKLMEYLLPEEDEEADQKPKETRGAAAKVSQRKPSAPRAPSAPSAPSAPSTPSAPSTLGRIGALVSTVSHRAYQQTTQSLQRAKTKGQELVTWIPIVGSLAKPSAPQAPQSHGEGQGTAGGWLSRRQSKVLEQKQEKAGKKEDSHASEAGDGPGLVGSVAHNLQSACASGISSVKKVPAVAWDAAEGLILFTPRRLSRAMETVDALGGTLVSAPKHLLGTLYSYVPLRRQSVKDEAAAGGSKAGPETEQKEEDGKPAAAPAEDKSQLRGDWRLYRGHHPLSFLGLEDPLFVRHNLYRSPAFEPECPLPRKSAFAPYNRRVSEGSYRFGPEAMYSRAYYANLYSPAFKKD; translated from the exons ATGGAACCCACGCAGCCCCCAGGCCCTGCAGCAATGGTGGCGGAGGGGCCATTTTTGCAGCCACCCGTCCCAAATTTGGGTGGCCTCGGGGAGCTGTTTGCCCAGTTTCCACAGCAACCCGTGGCTCCGAACCCAGCTGGGAGGTGGGGCCTGGGGGTGGTAGTGCCCGGGGCACCGCGCACCCCGGCACAGGACCCGCACGCAGGGACGGCgctgccaccacctcctgctCTGGACAGGCAGACCCTCG GCGGACGTGTCGCGATGACGGCCAAGAAGAATCAGACCCTGCAGGATGGAAGTGCCAAG GAGAACGTGCTGCAGCGGGTCCTGCAGCTGCCGGTGGTCAGCTCGACCTGCGAAAGCCTCCAGCGGACCTACGCCAGCACCAAGGAGGCCCACCCGCTCATGGCCTCCGTGTGCGAGGTCTACGAGCGGGGCGTGCAGGGCGCCAGCGCCTTGGCCTTGTGGAGCGTGGAGCCCGTGGTGCGCAGGCTGGAGCCCCAGT TCACTGTAGCCAACAACTTGGCCTGCCGGGGCTTGGACCACCTGGAGGAGAAGATCCCTGCCCTGCAGTACCCCGTCGACAAG CTCGCCTCCGAACTGAAGGACACCATCTCCACCCCCATCCAAAGTGCCAAAAGCACCATTGGCAACTCCATGGACAAGATCCTGGGGCTGGCGGTGGAGGGCTATGAGGCGACCAAGAGCACCGtggagaccacggccaggtaCACGAGGAGCAACTCGGTGAGCCAGATGGCGGCCGCCGGCGTCGACACGGCGCTGGGCGGGCTGGAGAAGCTGATGGAGTACCTGCTGCCAGAAGAGGACGAGGAAGCAG ATCAGAAGCCCAAAGAGACTCGTGGGGCAGCAGCAAAGGTCTCCCAGAGGAAGCCCAGCGCTCCCAgagctcccagtgctcccagtgctcccagtgctcccagcactcccagtgctcccagcaccctgggCCGGATCGGAGCCCTGGTCAGCACCGTCTCCCACCGCGCTTACCAGCAAACCACCCAGAGCCTCCAGCGTGCCAAAACCAAAGGGCAGGAGCTGGTCACCTGGATCCCCATCGTG GGCAGCCTGGCCAAGCCGAGCGCACCCCAGGCACCACAAAGCCACGGCGAGGGGCAGGGCACTGCGGGCGGCTGGCTGAGCCGGCGGCAGagcaaggtgctggagcagaagcaggagAAAGCGGGGAAGAAGGAGGACAGCCACGCCAGTGAG GCAGGGGACGGCCCCGGGCTGGTGGGCAGCGTGGCCCACAACCTGCAGAGTGCCTGCGCCTCCGGCATCTCCAGCGTGAAGAAGGTCCCCGCCGTGGCCTGGGACGCGGCCGAGGGGTTGATCCTGTTCACCCCCCGCAGGCTGTCCAGGGCCATGGAGACGGTGGATGCGCTGGGGGGGACCCTCGTCAGCGCCCCCAAGCATCTGCTGGGCACCCTGTACAGCTACGTGCCG CTCCGCAGGCAGTCGGTGAAGGAcgaggcggcggccgggggcagcAAGGCCGGCCCTGAGACGGAGCAGAAGGAGGAGGACGGCAAgcccgccgctgcccccgccgAGGACAAGTCCCAGCTGAGGGGCGACTGGCGGCTGTACCGCGGCCACCACCCGCTGTCCTTCCTGGGCCTGGAGGACCCCCTCTTCGTGCGCCACAACCTCTACCGCAGCCCGGCCTTCGAGCCCGAGTGCCCCCTGCCGCGGAAATCCGCCTTCGCCCCCTACAACCGGCGGGTGAGCGAGGGATCCTACCGCTTCGGCCCCGAGGCCATGTACAGCCGGGCCTACTACGCCAACCTCTACAGCCCGGCCTTCAAGAAGGACTGA